One window of Chitinivorax sp. B genomic DNA carries:
- a CDS encoding FGGY-family carbohydrate kinase codes for MSNDYLLAIDNGTQSVRALLFDLNGHLVAKSQVPLQAYFSDQPGWAEHHAEDYWQALCQACQRLWTMTHAPKAAIKGVAVTTQRGTMINLDRHGQPLRPAIVWLDQRKATRVPTLPWFWRQAFKLAGVDHTIRFFLHQAYPNWLAEHQPDIWDKTDKYLLLSGYLNYKLSGEMVDSIGSQVGYLPFDYKKHDWAGKRDWKWQAMPIRPEQMPQLVPPGTVIGHISTIAAEQTGIPVGLPLVAAAADKACEVIGAGCLTPDIGCLSYGTTATINVTSQRYFEATPFIPPYPAAVPRHYSSEVQIFRGFWMVSWFKEQFGHLEKMAAEEQGIAPEQLFDELVNAVPPGSMGLMLQPYWSPGIKVPGPEAKGAIIGFGDVHTRAHVYRAILEGLAYALKEGKQRIEKASRVPIRQLRVSGGGSQSDAALQLTADIFNLPVARPHLYETSGLGAAIDASVGLGLHRDFASALRCMTRIGAEFEPTLQHAAIYAELYEKVYQRMYKRLKPLYEEIGRITGYPANV; via the coding sequence ATGTCCAACGATTACCTGCTCGCCATCGACAACGGCACACAAAGCGTACGTGCGCTACTGTTTGATCTGAACGGTCACTTGGTCGCCAAATCGCAAGTACCGCTACAGGCCTACTTTTCGGACCAGCCCGGTTGGGCTGAACACCATGCTGAGGATTACTGGCAAGCCCTGTGCCAAGCCTGCCAGCGCTTATGGACGATGACCCATGCGCCCAAGGCGGCGATCAAGGGGGTTGCGGTCACCACCCAGCGTGGCACCATGATCAACCTCGACAGACACGGCCAACCGCTTCGGCCTGCGATCGTCTGGCTGGATCAACGCAAGGCCACCCGCGTGCCAACCCTGCCCTGGTTCTGGCGACAGGCTTTCAAACTGGCGGGCGTCGATCACACCATCCGGTTCTTTTTGCATCAGGCTTACCCCAACTGGCTGGCAGAGCATCAGCCGGACATCTGGGACAAAACCGACAAATACCTGCTGTTGTCCGGTTACCTGAATTACAAACTCAGTGGCGAAATGGTGGATTCCATCGGCTCGCAGGTCGGTTATCTGCCCTTCGATTACAAAAAGCATGATTGGGCCGGCAAACGCGACTGGAAATGGCAAGCCATGCCCATCCGCCCGGAACAGATGCCACAGCTGGTCCCACCCGGTACGGTCATCGGCCACATCAGCACCATTGCTGCAGAACAGACGGGCATTCCCGTTGGCCTCCCGTTGGTCGCTGCGGCAGCAGACAAAGCCTGTGAAGTCATCGGCGCCGGCTGCCTGACACCGGATATTGGTTGCCTATCCTACGGTACCACTGCCACGATCAACGTCACCAGCCAGCGCTATTTCGAAGCCACACCCTTCATCCCGCCCTACCCTGCTGCCGTTCCGCGACATTACAGCAGCGAAGTCCAGATCTTTCGTGGATTCTGGATGGTCAGCTGGTTCAAGGAGCAATTCGGCCACCTGGAAAAAATGGCCGCGGAGGAACAAGGTATTGCGCCGGAGCAGCTGTTTGACGAACTGGTGAATGCGGTTCCCCCTGGATCGATGGGCTTGATGTTGCAGCCGTATTGGAGCCCCGGTATCAAGGTGCCTGGGCCAGAAGCCAAGGGGGCCATCATCGGTTTTGGCGACGTGCATACGCGTGCCCATGTCTACCGCGCCATTCTGGAAGGCTTGGCGTATGCACTGAAAGAGGGCAAGCAGCGAATCGAAAAAGCCTCTCGCGTACCGATTCGGCAATTACGTGTATCGGGTGGTGGATCGCAATCGGACGCCGCATTGCAATTGACGGCCGACATCTTCAACCTGCCAGTCGCACGCCCTCATCTGTATGAAACCTCTGGGCTGGGCGCTGCTATTGATGCCAGTGTGGGGCTCGGATTGCATCGCGACTTTGCCAGTGCCCTCCGCTGCATGACCCGAATCGGAGCGGAATTCGAGCCCACCCTACAGCACGCGGCCATTTATGCCGAACTGTATGAGAAGGTTTACCAACGGATGTACAAGCGCTTGAAGCCGCTCTATGAAGAAATCGGCCGTATTACCGGTTACCCCGCCAACGTTTAA
- a CDS encoding glycerol-3-phosphate dehydrogenase/oxidase, whose translation MWTQGWREASWPRLAEPWDVLVIGGGITGAGILLEAARRGLKALLVEQKDFAWGTSSRSSKLVHGGLRYLKEGQIRLTRESVHERQQLLQTAPGLVEPQSFVFADYQGRKPGRWLFSLGLAIYDRFAGEKSRAYYHPTEFLMLAPHISRHQLKGGMRYLDAKTDDARLVLRTLQEAQSYGGLAINYVRCDALLRENSQVTGAQVTDQQTGQTAAIHAKVVINATGAWADQLRGEIGVGKRLRPLRGSHLLFPSWRLPVAQAVSLMHPQDGRPVFIYPWEGATLVGTTDLDHDDLQGEPRITPAEVSYLMEALAFQFPELNLTQEDVLSTYAGVRPVVSSGQTAPSKEGRDHVCWLEQGLLTVSGGKLTTFRVIALDALQQAQTRLDQTLDLTPLPHFQPAPKLDQTLPAMLRKRLQARYGTDAQAVLTCGPATEHELISGTDTYWIELRWAARSEAVVHLEDLLLRRTRLGLLLREGGRALLPRIRTCCQAELGWDDTRWQAECDAYQALIASHYSLPSREQIPPSNTTMLDGVR comes from the coding sequence ATGTGGACACAAGGTTGGCGTGAGGCCAGTTGGCCTCGCCTAGCGGAACCCTGGGATGTGTTGGTCATCGGAGGTGGCATCACCGGTGCAGGCATTCTACTGGAGGCTGCACGGCGTGGCTTGAAAGCGCTGCTGGTAGAGCAGAAGGATTTTGCCTGGGGGACATCCAGCCGTTCATCCAAGCTGGTTCACGGCGGCTTGCGCTATTTGAAGGAAGGCCAGATCCGGCTGACGCGCGAATCGGTACATGAACGGCAGCAATTGCTGCAGACAGCACCAGGGTTGGTCGAACCGCAAAGCTTTGTGTTTGCCGACTATCAAGGCCGCAAGCCCGGTCGTTGGCTGTTTTCATTGGGGCTGGCCATTTATGATCGGTTTGCGGGTGAAAAAAGCCGGGCCTATTACCATCCGACAGAATTCCTGATGCTGGCGCCACATATCAGCCGGCATCAATTGAAGGGCGGTATGCGCTATCTGGACGCCAAGACCGATGACGCCAGGCTGGTGCTGCGTACGTTGCAGGAGGCACAGTCATATGGCGGCTTGGCAATCAACTACGTCCGCTGTGATGCGCTGCTGCGTGAAAACAGCCAAGTCACCGGTGCCCAGGTGACTGACCAACAGACGGGGCAAACCGCCGCCATCCACGCCAAAGTGGTCATCAATGCCACCGGGGCCTGGGCGGACCAACTGCGTGGGGAGATCGGAGTTGGCAAGCGGCTACGGCCATTGCGTGGCTCGCATCTGCTCTTCCCCAGCTGGCGCTTGCCGGTGGCCCAGGCTGTCAGTCTGATGCACCCACAGGACGGACGGCCTGTATTCATCTACCCATGGGAGGGGGCCACACTGGTTGGCACCACCGATCTGGATCATGACGACCTGCAAGGCGAACCACGCATTACCCCGGCAGAAGTCAGTTACCTGATGGAAGCACTGGCGTTTCAGTTTCCCGAACTGAACTTGACCCAGGAAGACGTGCTTTCCACCTATGCTGGCGTGCGGCCGGTAGTATCCAGCGGCCAGACTGCCCCCTCCAAAGAAGGTCGTGATCATGTATGCTGGTTGGAGCAGGGTCTGCTCACCGTTTCCGGTGGCAAGTTGACCACCTTCCGGGTGATCGCACTGGATGCATTGCAACAGGCACAAACGCGGCTCGACCAAACACTGGATTTGACGCCCCTTCCACACTTTCAACCCGCGCCCAAGCTGGATCAGACCCTCCCAGCCATGCTGCGCAAGCGGTTGCAGGCCCGCTATGGCACCGATGCCCAGGCAGTACTGACTTGTGGCCCTGCAACCGAGCATGAATTGATCAGCGGCACCGATACCTATTGGATCGAATTACGTTGGGCAGCCCGCAGCGAGGCAGTCGTTCACCTGGAAGACCTGCTGTTACGGCGTACCCGGCTTGGCTTGCTTTTACGTGAAGGTGGCCGCGCGCTGCTTCCACGCATTCGAACATGCTGTCAGGCAGAATTGGGCTGGGATGACACCCGCTGGCAGGCAGAATGCGATGCCTACCAGGCGCTGATTGCCAGCCACTACAGCCTGCCATCGCGTGAACAAATCCCCCCAAGCAACACGACCATGCTTGATGGTGTAAGGTGA
- a CDS encoding FAD-binding oxidoreductase produces MRRWNGWGDDTIQSTLNGAALQFLQERVGETTSPDDASLEATVASVPTSRLPTHPRWSTDAEVRVRASFGQSLPDWLRLRFGKLGRVVDAVAYAESGDDVREVLDLALQHRAIVIPYAGGTSVVGHLTPPQTDQPVISLNLSRLNRLLHLDHTAQLATFQAGVAGPDLEAQLRAQGYTLGHFPQSFEYSTLGGWIVTRSSGQQSLRYGRIEQLFAGGRVETPAGRLMIPTFPASSAGPDLRELVMGSEGRFGVLTEATVRVTPLPEFEQFHAVFFPSWAQAETAVRTLVQSRLPLSMLRLSNEVETLTSLTLAGHPRLIGMLEKYLGVRGIKGAKCLLLFGVTGHAATCRGALHAARDIVKQFGGVAVGKAFGEKWKANRFRSVYLRNTLWEHGYCADTVETACDWPKVETMMRRVEAAAVEALAKFGERVHAYTHLSHTYPQGSSVYTTFVFRRAASFEENYARWQAMKQAVCETMGQLGGTISHQHGVGKDHAPYLAAEKGPLGMDALMAIVRQLDPDGIMNSGNLGL; encoded by the coding sequence GTGAGACGCTGGAACGGCTGGGGTGACGATACGATCCAATCAACGCTGAATGGTGCGGCATTGCAGTTTTTACAGGAGCGTGTAGGCGAGACGACATCGCCTGATGATGCCAGCCTTGAGGCAACCGTTGCCAGTGTACCTACCAGCCGTTTACCAACCCACCCACGCTGGTCGACCGATGCAGAAGTGCGAGTTCGAGCCAGCTTTGGGCAAAGCCTGCCAGACTGGCTGCGGTTACGTTTCGGTAAGCTGGGCCGGGTTGTCGATGCCGTTGCTTACGCCGAATCCGGTGACGATGTCCGTGAGGTACTCGATCTGGCGCTGCAACACCGTGCAATTGTGATCCCTTACGCCGGTGGCACCAGCGTAGTAGGTCACCTGACTCCGCCACAGACCGATCAGCCGGTGATCTCGCTGAATCTGTCTCGCTTGAATCGTCTGCTGCATCTGGACCATACCGCGCAACTGGCCACGTTTCAGGCTGGCGTGGCAGGGCCAGATCTGGAAGCGCAGCTAAGGGCACAGGGCTATACCTTGGGGCATTTCCCACAGTCATTCGAATACTCGACACTGGGCGGCTGGATCGTCACCCGGTCGTCGGGCCAGCAATCGTTGCGGTATGGCCGTATCGAGCAGCTTTTCGCAGGTGGCCGGGTGGAGACCCCAGCTGGTAGGCTCATGATTCCAACGTTCCCGGCATCCAGCGCAGGGCCTGATTTGCGCGAGCTGGTCATGGGCTCGGAAGGCCGCTTTGGCGTGCTGACGGAAGCGACCGTTCGTGTCACCCCCTTGCCCGAGTTCGAGCAATTTCATGCTGTGTTTTTCCCAAGTTGGGCACAGGCGGAAACGGCCGTGCGTACTTTGGTGCAAAGCCGGCTGCCGCTATCGATGCTGCGCTTGTCCAACGAGGTGGAAACGTTGACGTCGTTGACGCTGGCTGGACACCCGCGCCTGATCGGCATGCTGGAGAAATACCTGGGAGTACGCGGCATCAAAGGGGCCAAGTGCTTACTGCTGTTTGGGGTGACGGGCCATGCGGCCACCTGCCGCGGGGCATTGCACGCCGCTAGGGATATCGTCAAGCAATTTGGCGGCGTGGCTGTCGGCAAGGCGTTTGGCGAAAAGTGGAAGGCCAACCGATTCCGCTCAGTGTATTTACGCAACACCCTATGGGAGCACGGCTACTGCGCCGATACGGTGGAAACCGCCTGCGACTGGCCAAAGGTGGAAACCATGATGCGACGTGTCGAAGCGGCTGCCGTCGAAGCGTTGGCCAAGTTCGGTGAAAGAGTGCATGCCTATACCCATCTGTCACATACCTATCCGCAAGGCTCCAGTGTCTATACCACCTTTGTGTTCCGCCGTGCGGCTAGCTTCGAGGAGAACTACGCTCGCTGGCAAGCCATGAAGCAGGCCGTGTGCGAAACCATGGGACAACTGGGCGGTACCATCAGTCACCAGCATGGTGTCGGCAAAGACCATGCGCCATACTTAGCCGCCGAAAAAGGGCCGTTGGGCATGGATGCCCTGATGGCCATCGTGCGCCAGCTGGACCCGGATGGCATCATGAATTCCGGCAACCTTGGGCTATGA
- a CDS encoding AraC family transcriptional regulator yields MHSPIQARVVGAYLQVSLDVASQRGVNLAELATAAGLPEHALSPTPEQLPVLDYLKALNAAATLSGDTYFGVHVGEAMRLANYAVYGMITLSCRTFGEAMAQVMRYEVLAHDLGRSGLRVLGDEAEYVWESPWLAELPCRHMPESVMVGIKTFVDWMAGQSMPVLEVCFAHPAPADANELERIFCCPVRFNADEYKARFPAAILDWPVPHAEPTLFPVLVQHAEQLLQARERHQREPDIAIKVREAILQHLSQDRARLSWIADTLQMTVRTLQRKLKDANTSFQTVLDNTRCDLAKHYLRETDLSLTDIAFLLGYQEQSSFNHAFKEWTGVNPGGWRSQASGR; encoded by the coding sequence ATGCACTCTCCGATTCAAGCTCGCGTTGTGGGCGCCTACTTGCAAGTCTCCCTGGATGTGGCGAGCCAGCGTGGCGTCAACTTGGCTGAGCTGGCGACCGCAGCAGGCTTGCCCGAGCACGCACTGTCGCCAACGCCGGAACAGTTGCCGGTATTGGACTACCTGAAGGCATTGAATGCAGCCGCAACACTGAGCGGTGACACCTACTTTGGCGTGCATGTGGGTGAGGCCATGCGACTGGCGAATTATGCCGTCTATGGCATGATCACCTTATCCTGCCGTACTTTCGGGGAGGCGATGGCGCAAGTGATGCGTTATGAAGTGTTGGCCCATGATCTGGGCCGATCTGGCCTGCGGGTATTGGGGGATGAGGCTGAATATGTTTGGGAGAGCCCCTGGTTGGCTGAATTGCCATGTCGACACATGCCGGAAAGCGTCATGGTCGGTATCAAGACCTTTGTCGACTGGATGGCAGGGCAATCCATGCCAGTATTGGAAGTCTGTTTTGCGCACCCGGCACCAGCCGATGCCAATGAGTTGGAGCGTATCTTCTGCTGCCCGGTACGTTTCAATGCAGACGAATACAAAGCCCGTTTTCCGGCAGCGATCCTTGATTGGCCAGTCCCGCATGCCGAGCCGACACTATTCCCGGTGTTGGTACAACATGCAGAACAACTGTTACAAGCCCGTGAACGACACCAACGCGAACCTGACATTGCGATCAAGGTTCGCGAAGCCATTCTGCAACATCTTAGCCAGGATCGAGCCCGCCTTAGCTGGATTGCCGACACGCTGCAAATGACCGTTCGAACGCTGCAACGTAAATTGAAGGACGCCAATACCAGTTTTCAGACCGTACTGGACAATACCCGCTGCGATCTGGCCAAACACTATTTGCGAGAAACGGATTTGAGTCTGACGGACATCGCATTCCTGCTCGGCTACCAAGAGCAAAGCAGTTTCAATCATGCATTCAAAGAGTGGACGGGAGTGAATCCGGGTGGGTGGCGGAGTCAGGCAAGCGGAAGGTAG
- the dcd gene encoding dCTP deaminase: protein MSIKSDKWIRRMAEKHGMIEPFEPNLVREVNGHKIVSYGTSSYGYDIRCADEFKVFTNINSTIVDPKNFDPNSFVEFKGDSCIIPPNSFALARTVEYFRIPRSVLTVCLGKSTYARCGIIVNVTPFEPEWEGHVTLEFSNTTPLPAKIYANEGVAQVLFFESDEICEVSYKDRGGKYLGQKGVTLPKI, encoded by the coding sequence ATGTCCATCAAATCAGATAAATGGATTCGCCGAATGGCTGAGAAACACGGCATGATCGAGCCGTTCGAACCAAACCTGGTCCGAGAAGTAAATGGTCATAAGATCGTTTCCTATGGCACATCCAGCTATGGTTACGATATTCGTTGCGCTGATGAATTCAAGGTATTTACCAACATCAACAGCACCATCGTCGACCCCAAAAATTTTGATCCGAACTCTTTTGTCGAATTCAAAGGCGACTCCTGCATCATCCCGCCCAATTCGTTTGCACTCGCCCGCACAGTTGAATATTTCCGCATCCCGCGTTCAGTATTGACTGTTTGCCTGGGCAAATCCACCTATGCTCGTTGCGGTATCATTGTCAATGTCACCCCTTTCGAACCGGAATGGGAAGGCCACGTGACACTGGAGTTCTCCAATACCACTCCGTTGCCAGCAAAAATCTATGCCAATGAAGGTGTAGCACAGGTATTGTTTTTCGAATCGGATGAGATATGTGAGGTATCTTACAAAGATCGTGGTGGAAAATATCTGGGACAGAAAGGTGTCACACTGCCCAAAATTTAA
- the apbC gene encoding iron-sulfur cluster carrier protein ApbC: protein MTPNEQAIRDCLAQVIDPNTGKDFITGKAVKHIKIEDSQTTIDIELAYPAMSQAAGLAQLIQDSLTGLDGLGTINVHVRSVITSHGVQRGIPLLSGVKNIIAVASGKGGVGKSTTSVNLALALAAEGARVGLLDADIYGPSQPTMMGCEQQRPESPDGKTMTPVVQYDIQTMSIGYLIDPEQPMVWRGPMVTQALTQLLNETRWDNLDYLVIDLPPGTGDIQLTLSQKIPVTGAVIVTTPQDIALLDARKGLKMFEKVGVPILGIVENMSMHICSNCGHTEPIFGEGGGAKMSVDYNVELLGQLPLDMSIRRSTDAGKPTVVAEPDGQIADIYKQIARRVAVKIGEKAQDFSSKFPKIVIQNT from the coding sequence ATGACACCCAACGAACAAGCAATCCGTGACTGCCTGGCGCAGGTAATCGACCCGAATACCGGCAAAGACTTCATTACCGGTAAAGCAGTCAAACATATCAAGATCGAGGACAGTCAAACCACCATCGACATTGAACTCGCCTATCCGGCCATGTCGCAAGCGGCGGGTTTGGCCCAATTGATCCAGGATTCGCTTACCGGCCTGGACGGATTGGGCACCATCAATGTCCATGTTCGCTCCGTCATTACCTCGCATGGTGTGCAACGTGGCATCCCATTACTGAGTGGAGTGAAGAACATCATCGCCGTTGCCTCTGGCAAGGGTGGGGTCGGCAAATCAACCACTTCGGTCAATCTGGCATTGGCACTGGCGGCAGAAGGGGCACGAGTTGGCTTACTGGATGCGGACATTTACGGCCCCTCGCAACCCACCATGATGGGTTGCGAGCAACAACGGCCAGAATCGCCGGATGGCAAGACGATGACGCCAGTAGTGCAATATGACATACAAACCATGTCCATCGGTTATCTGATTGACCCGGAACAACCCATGGTCTGGCGCGGCCCCATGGTTACCCAGGCTCTGACCCAATTACTAAACGAAACCCGTTGGGATAACCTCGACTATCTGGTCATTGACCTGCCACCGGGTACTGGTGACATACAACTGACCTTATCGCAGAAAATTCCCGTCACTGGTGCCGTTATTGTCACCACACCACAAGACATTGCCTTGCTGGATGCTCGCAAGGGACTGAAAATGTTTGAAAAAGTCGGCGTACCGATTTTGGGTATTGTCGAAAACATGAGCATGCACATCTGCTCCAACTGTGGCCACACCGAGCCCATTTTTGGCGAGGGCGGTGGTGCAAAAATGAGCGTGGATTACAACGTAGAATTGTTGGGTCAATTGCCGTTAGACATGTCGATCCGACGGTCGACCGACGCAGGTAAACCCACTGTCGTAGCTGAGCCAGACGGACAGATTGCAGACATCTATAAGCAGATCGCCCGTCGTGTTGCCGTCAAGATTGGTGAAAAAGCTCAGGATTTTTCATCCAAGTTCCCGAAGATTGTGATCCAGAATACCTAA
- a CDS encoding sensor histidine kinase: MLQRLAIAILLCLLSLYGHADVTKVGNATTRLNLDGHLQFLVDTKSEWTLADIQSAKRQAQFQQPTGKQAAFGYTKASYWFKITLHNTGTRNSWMVNIDLPALDQIDFYVPETNQPNRYRLLRAGDTLAYAARPLPTREFTFPLTLPTNTPVTLYWRVQTQSSMTVPTTLWDPESYARKSETTHLVFGLYFGFIFALAAYNLVLYLSRIHISYLYYVISVFGIGMWQLTHSGLAYRYLWPNAIYFQNVAVNLFAAMGIAGLALFTLYFLKLKVTAERLNTALWIIVTACLLTMIGAVTNLADQVLLSRINTLLALISGILCVTAGILCWQRGQLIARFLVFSQCVWLSALLITALRAAGLASTEFLSLYGTHLSIPIEMLLLAIALSDRYRQMHRQREAARELALHTLRTTERMLEQRVEERTEALLQTNKKLEDANHELDRLNHEKTELLRIAAHDLKNPVSQLRAASDLLKHKISQWPAEKSSAMLGNMHQATVRMMDIITKLLDLDAIESGKLQVNATRMDWCGSIHCVLDELNDWAASKQISLQSQMPDHIDIWADAELVYQICENLISNAIKFSPAGSMVTIRLIESSGLARLEVEDQGPGIQPDEMPQLFRSFAKLSARPTGGEHSTGLGLSIVKRLTTSMAGRVWYERPGNKGARFCVTLPLASRSVAEASG; encoded by the coding sequence ATGCTACAACGTTTAGCCATCGCCATATTGCTTTGCCTGTTATCGCTTTATGGCCATGCTGACGTGACCAAAGTTGGAAACGCTACCACCAGGTTGAATCTGGATGGGCACCTGCAATTTCTGGTGGACACAAAGAGCGAATGGACCCTGGCCGATATTCAAAGTGCAAAACGGCAAGCACAATTTCAGCAACCCACTGGTAAACAAGCGGCATTTGGCTATACCAAAGCCAGCTACTGGTTCAAAATCACGCTGCACAATACTGGTACACGCAATAGCTGGATGGTCAATATTGACTTGCCTGCCTTGGACCAGATCGATTTCTATGTACCAGAAACCAACCAACCAAATCGGTATCGATTGCTACGGGCAGGTGACACGCTGGCCTATGCTGCACGGCCACTGCCAACCCGTGAATTCACCTTTCCCCTGACGCTACCCACCAACACCCCAGTTACACTGTACTGGCGAGTACAAACCCAGAGCAGCATGACCGTACCAACGACCCTTTGGGATCCGGAAAGCTATGCACGCAAGAGTGAAACCACGCACTTGGTATTTGGCCTGTATTTTGGTTTCATTTTTGCTTTGGCGGCATATAATCTGGTGTTGTATTTGTCGCGCATCCACATCAGCTATCTGTATTACGTCATTTCCGTATTTGGCATCGGCATGTGGCAATTGACCCACAGTGGGCTGGCCTATCGTTATCTTTGGCCAAATGCCATCTATTTCCAGAATGTCGCAGTCAACCTGTTTGCGGCAATGGGTATTGCAGGCTTAGCATTATTCACCTTGTATTTTCTGAAACTCAAGGTAACTGCCGAACGCTTGAATACCGCATTGTGGATCATTGTCACGGCCTGCTTGCTTACCATGATTGGCGCTGTCACCAACCTGGCAGACCAAGTGCTGCTGTCTCGTATCAATACCCTGCTGGCCCTAATCAGCGGGATTCTGTGTGTCACTGCCGGTATTTTATGCTGGCAACGTGGCCAGTTGATTGCCCGTTTTCTGGTGTTCTCGCAATGTGTGTGGCTGTCCGCCCTGCTGATAACCGCATTACGGGCTGCCGGCTTGGCCAGCACTGAGTTTTTGAGTTTGTATGGCACGCATCTTTCCATTCCAATTGAAATGTTATTGCTGGCCATTGCACTGTCAGATCGTTACCGGCAAATGCACCGCCAACGTGAAGCAGCTCGTGAATTGGCGTTGCATACCCTCCGCACTACTGAGCGCATGCTGGAGCAACGGGTTGAAGAACGAACAGAGGCACTGCTGCAAACCAATAAGAAGTTGGAAGACGCCAATCACGAATTGGACCGTCTGAATCACGAAAAAACTGAATTGTTACGTATTGCCGCACATGACCTGAAAAATCCTGTAAGTCAATTGCGGGCAGCCAGCGATCTGTTGAAGCACAAAATCAGCCAGTGGCCAGCCGAAAAATCGTCGGCCATGCTGGGAAATATGCATCAGGCTACGGTCCGAATGATGGACATCATCACCAAGTTGTTGGATCTGGATGCCATCGAATCAGGTAAATTGCAGGTCAATGCTACTCGAATGGACTGGTGTGGCAGCATTCATTGCGTACTGGATGAGCTGAATGATTGGGCTGCGAGCAAACAGATCAGCTTGCAGTCACAAATGCCCGATCATATCGACATTTGGGCTGATGCTGAACTGGTTTACCAGATTTGTGAAAATCTGATTTCCAATGCCATCAAATTCTCACCCGCTGGCAGCATGGTGACCATCCGACTCATCGAATCCAGCGGTTTGGCTAGGCTCGAAGTAGAAGATCAAGGCCCTGGCATCCAGCCTGATGAAATGCCCCAGCTGTTCCGTTCGTTCGCCAAACTTTCTGCCCGTCCAACTGGTGGTGAGCATTCCACAGGCTTGGGTCTGTCAATTGTCAAACGGCTTACTACTTCCATGGCTGGTCGAGTTTGGTATGAACGCCCAGGGAACAAAGGAGCCCGGTTTTGCGTGACACTTCCACTGGCAAGCCGTTCCGTCGCTGAGGCTTCCGGCTGA